In a genomic window of Streptomyces koelreuteriae:
- a CDS encoding LacI family DNA-binding transcriptional regulator, whose translation MSQRKATNDAGRATIRDVAERAGVSVASVSRVLSGNYPVSEELRRRVMKVVRELDYVTNAHARSLAGGGTPTVAILINNITGAAFAHVAKGVEGAATLRGWLSLVGTTGDDPERELALVNMMRQQGVAAVILLGGAYDYDEYQLRMARFARSLDAAGSHLVLVGRPPLEGDVPATTVDYDNEGGAYAMASHLLSAGHRRVLVLPGHAELTTAQGRLKGARRAFEAYGVPFEAGMVRHGPYDYEHGYEAVEAALRDTPDFTAVLAGTDVVAAGAAQALRAAGLRVPEDVSIVGYDDIPLASQLTPQLTTVHVPYEEMGQVALRAVADRREGGAGRRKSADGDHLVLGTHVVVRNSVRPPAARA comes from the coding sequence GTGAGTCAGCGCAAGGCGACGAATGACGCCGGCCGGGCGACCATCCGCGATGTCGCGGAGCGCGCGGGCGTCTCCGTGGCCAGCGTCTCGCGGGTGCTGTCCGGCAACTATCCGGTGTCGGAGGAGCTGCGCCGCCGGGTGATGAAGGTGGTCCGGGAGCTGGACTACGTCACCAACGCGCACGCCCGCTCCCTCGCCGGCGGCGGCACACCGACGGTGGCGATCCTCATCAACAACATCACCGGCGCCGCGTTCGCGCACGTCGCGAAGGGCGTCGAGGGCGCCGCCACCCTGCGCGGCTGGCTCTCCCTGGTCGGCACGACCGGCGACGACCCTGAGCGCGAGCTGGCCCTGGTGAACATGATGCGGCAGCAGGGCGTGGCGGCCGTGATCCTGCTCGGCGGCGCCTACGACTACGACGAGTACCAGCTGCGCATGGCCCGCTTCGCCCGTTCCCTGGACGCGGCCGGCTCGCATCTGGTCCTGGTGGGCAGGCCCCCGCTGGAGGGCGACGTCCCGGCGACGACCGTCGACTACGACAACGAGGGCGGCGCCTACGCGATGGCCAGCCACCTGCTGTCGGCCGGTCACCGGCGCGTCCTCGTCCTGCCCGGACACGCGGAACTGACCACCGCCCAGGGCAGGTTGAAGGGAGCCCGGCGGGCCTTCGAGGCGTACGGCGTGCCCTTCGAGGCGGGCATGGTCCGGCACGGCCCGTACGACTACGAGCACGGCTACGAGGCGGTTGAGGCGGCCCTGCGCGACACTCCGGACTTCACCGCCGTGCTCGCCGGCACGGACGTGGTCGCCGCGGGCGCCGCTCAGGCCCTGCGCGCGGCGGGCCTGCGGGTGCCCGAGGACGTCTCGATCGTCGGCTACGACGACATCCCCCTCGCCTCCCAGCTCACGCCCCAACTGACCACCGTGCACGTGCCGTACGAGGAGATGGGCCAGGTCGCGCTGCGCGCGGTGGCGGACCGGCGCGAGGGCGGCGCGGGCCGCCGCAAGAGCGCCGACGGCGACCATCTGGTGCTGGGCACGCATGTCGTGGTCCGCAACTCGGTGCGGCCGCCGGCTGCGCGCGCCTGA